Proteins encoded in a region of the Zea mays cultivar B73 chromosome 2, Zm-B73-REFERENCE-NAM-5.0, whole genome shotgun sequence genome:
- the LOC100278169 gene encoding T-complex protein 1 subunit gamma, which yields MMWIMMQVLVDLQRLLSQQARGSTRPLASLPVMYRSRVDIFSLLEDSLKRESGAKVHKANIQAAKAVADIIRTTLGPRSMLKMLLDAGR from the exons ATGATGTGGATCATGATGCAGGTTCTGGTAGACTTGCAGCGCCTGCTGTCCCAGCAGGCTCGCGGCTCAACCCGGCCACTTGCATCCCTACCCGTGATGTATCGATCACGAGTTGATATTTTCTCACTTCTAG AGGACTCGCTGAAGCGGGAGTCTGGCGCGAAGGTTCACAAAGCCAACATCCAGGCGGCCAAG gctgtTGCTGACATCATTCGCACTACATTGGGTCCCAGATCCATGCTGAAAATGCTTCTGGACGCTGGACGCTGA